The Streptomyces sp. TLI_105 DNA segment GTGTATCCGTACACCCGCTGGGCGTCACCGGCCGGGCAGCGGCTGCTCTCCGGGCTCTCGCGGACCGATCCGCTGACCGCCCTCGCGACGCGCGGTCCCGCCGTCCTCGAACCGGAGCTCCGCGCGGCCCTGGAAGGCTGAAGCACGATCGGAGAAGGTCCCGGAAATGACGCCGGTGCGGCGCGCGTGACGCGCGCCGCACCCGGAGCCGGACCCGGTGTCGCTGGAGCGGCGGGCAATGGTGCCGCCCGCCGTCTGATCTTCCGGGTCAAGGGGTGGCGCGCCCGGCCGGGAGCCGGGCGCGCCACCAGGTTTCGTACGGCCGTCAGGCCAGGCCCGCCACCAGGTCGGCGACGCTCTTGCGGCGGCCGGTGAAGAACGGGACCTCCTCGCGGACGTGCATCCGCGCCTCGGAGGCGCGCAGGTGGCGCATGAGGTCGACGATGCGGTGCAGCTCGTCGGCCTCGAAGGCGAGGAGCCACTCGTAGTCGCCGAGCGAGAAGGAGGCGACCGTGTTGGCACGGACGTCCGGGTAGCCGCGGGCCATCTTGCCGTGGTCGGCGAGCATGCGGCGGCGGTCCTCGTCCGGCAGCAGGTACCAGTCGTAGGAGCGCACGAAGGGGTACACCGAGACGTAGTCGCGCGGGTTCTCGTCGGCCAGGAAGGCCGGGATGTGCGACTTGTTGAACTCGGCCGGGCGGTGCAGCGCCATGTTCGACCAGACCGGCTCCAGGGCGCGGCCCAGCTTGGTGCGGCGGAAGAGGTTGTACGCCTCCTGGAGCTCGTCGCTCGTCTCGGCGTGCCACCAGATCATGACGTCGGCGTCGGCGCGCAGACCGGAGAGGTCGTACGTGCCGCGGATCGTGATGTCCTTGGCCGCGAGCTGGTCGAACAGCTCCTGGACCTCGTCGGCGTAACCGCCGCGGTCCTCGGGGAGAACGTCGCGCAGCTTGAAGACGGACCACAGGGTGTAGCGGATGACCTCGTTGAGGTCCTTCGCCTTCTTACCGGCGTTCGGGATCTTTTCGGGCGCACTCATACGCCTATTCTCGCCCGTCACGAGGAGTGCCCCGCACCGGGGTGCCCCGTTCCCGACGTGGCGATGATCTCGTCGGCCGCGCGGTGGGCCGAGGCGATGCAGGCGGGGATGCCGACGCCGTCGTACGCGGCGCCCGCGAGCCGCAGTCCGGGGAGGGCGGCGACGGCCGCGCGGACGCGGGCGACGCGGGCGAGGTGGCCGACGGGGTACTGGGGCAGGCCGTCGATCCAGCGGGTGACCGTGCTCGCGACCGGGTGTGCGGAGAGGCCGGTGGCGGCGGCGAGGTCCTTGAGGGAGGCGTCGACGAGGTCGGAGTCCTCGCGGTGGAGCTGCTCCTCCTCGCCGTGGCGGCCGACGGAGGTGCGCAGCACGAACAGGTCGGGGGCGCTGTCGGAGACCCACTGCCACTTCCGGCCGGAGAACGTGGAGGCCTTGACGGTGTGGCCGTCGACGGGCGGCACGAGGAACCCGGAGCCCGGCAGGGCGGGCACGTCGGAGCGGCGGAAGGCGAGGGTGATCAGGGCCATGGAGGCGTAGTCGATCGCGTCGAGCTCGGCGGCGGCGGCCGGGGCGTGGCCGCCGAGGAGTCCGGCGGCGGTGCCGGCGGGGGTGGCGAGGACGACGGCGTCGGCGTCGAAGGTCCGGCCCCGGGTCACCACCTGCCAGCCGGTGGCGCCGGTGCGGACCAGGGCGTTCACTGGCGTGCCGGTGAGGATCTCGCCGCCGGCGGCGCGGATCGCCGCGGCGACCGCGCCGGGGAGGGTGCCGATGCCGCCCGCGATGCCGAGGAAGACGGCGCCGCCCAGGCCGGTGGCGGCGCCCGCCACGTCGGCGGGGGTGGCGGCGCCGGCCCGCTGGACGGCGTGGACGGCGGCGGTGAGCGTGGGGTGGACGCGGGCGGCCTCGAAGAGGGCGGGGACGGCGGCCTTCATCGAGATGCGGTGGGCGTCACCGGCGTACACCCCGCCGAGGAGGGGTTCGACGAGCCGGTCCACGACCTCGTGGCCCATGCGCGCGGCGACGTACGCGCCGATGGCGATGTCCTCGCCGATCTCGGTCGGCGGCAGCTCCAGGTCGCCGCCGATGCGGCGCACGCCCTCGGGGGAGAGGAGCCCCTCGACGGCGGCGGGGTCGCCGGGGACGCCCATGACGTGGCCCTTCGGCATGGGGACCAGCTCGCCGCGGGACCAGACGGAGGCGGTGGTGGTCGCGGGGGCCTGGAGCCGGTCGCCGAGGCCGACGGCCCGGGCGAGGGCGACGGCCTCGGGGCGGCGGGCGAGCAGCGACTCGGCGCCGAGGTCGACGGGCGCGCCCGCGATCTCCCCGGCGAGGAGCTTCCCGCCGAGCCGTCCTCCGGCTTCGAGGAGGGTCACCCGGTGGCCGGCGAGGGCCAGTCGGTGGGCGGCGGCGAGTCCGGCGATCCCGCCTCCGGCGACGACGACATGAGGCCCGGCCTGCTGTCCCGTGGTGTCCGCGTTCATGGCACCACTCTCTCAAATCGCCCGCCCGCTCCCGTTCCGAGGCCGGACCGTGACCGCATCGCTACCGCCGGAGGGCAACCCGCGCCGGGGGCCGTACGTCCAAAGGGCATCACTCGTCACCACCCTGGGGGGATCCTCGTGCGGGCAGCAAGAACGAGAACGACGGCCGCGGTCCTGCTGGCGGCCTCACTGGTCCTGACCGGCTGCGGCGCGGGCGCCGGGGACACGGCCTCGGACGGCAAGGGGGGCATGGCGGCGGCGGAGCCCGCCGACGCGGGCGCCGCGGACCGCTCGGCCGCCGCGGGGGCCGCCGGGAAGCCCGCGTCGAAGACGTCGGCCGGGCAGCACGTCATCCGTACCGCCTCGCTCTCCGTGGAGGTGAAGGACGCGGCGAAGGCCCTGGTCACGGCCCGCCGGGTGGCGACGGACGCGGGCGGCCACGTGGAGAACGAGTCGACGGAGCGCGTCGACGACGCGTCCCTCGCCTCGCAGATCGTGCTGCGGGTGCCGCAGGAGCGGTACGACTCCGTCCTCACCGAGCTCGCGGGCACCGGGAAGCTCCTCGACCGCAAGGCGGACGCCAAGGACGTCACCGACCAGGTGGTGGACGTGGAGAGCCGGATCGCCACCCAGCGGGCGAGCGTGGCGCGGGTGCGGGCCCTGATGGACCGGGCGGAGAAGCTGTCCGACGTGGTGACCCTGGAGGGCGAGTTGAGCCGCCGTCAGGCGGACCTGGAGGCGCTGCTCGCCCAGCAGTCCTCGCTGAAGGACCGGACGACGATGGCGACGATCACCCTGCGGCTCTCCGAGAAGGAGAAGCCGCCCGCCGAGGAGCGGGAGGAGGGCCGTCCCGGCTTCGGGGACGCCCTGAGCGGCGGCTGGAACGCGCTGGTGGGCGCGGCGGCCTGGATCGGGATCGTCCTGACCGCCCTGGCCCCGTGGCTGGCGGTCGCCCTGGTCGTCCTCGTCCTGTGGCGCCGTCTCGTCCGGCCGCGCCTCGCGGGCCGCCCCCGGCCGAAGGCCCCGGCCCCCGTCCTGCCGGACACCCCGCGGAACGCCGCCGGAGCGCCCACGGCGCCCGCGGCTCCGGCAGCTCCGGTGACTCCCGCGACTCCCGCGACTCCGGCAGCTCCCGCGGCTCCGGCGGCTCCGGCGGCTTCCGAGCCGGGGCCGGCCGCCGGGTCTCCGAAGCCTCCCCGCCCCCGGGAGACCCCCGAGAAGTAGTTCCGTCCCATCATGAGACCCATGAGTCTCATGAGCGAACGACTGGTGATCATCGGCGGCGACGCGGCGGGCATGTCCGCCGCGTCGCAGGCACGTCGGTTCAGGTCCCCCGACGAGCTGGAGATCGTCGCCTTCGAGCGCGGGCGCTTCTCCTCGTACTCGGCCTGCGGCATCCCGTACTGGGTCGGCGGGGACGTGGCCACGCGCGGGGAGCTGATCGCGCGCTCCCCCGAGGAGCACCGCGCCCGTGACATCGACCTGCGGACGCGGACCGAGGTGACGGAGATCGACGTCCCGGGGCAGCGGGTCCGCTCGCGGGACCTGGAGGCGGGCACGGAGGCGTGGACGGGCTTCGACAAGCTGGTGATCGCGACCGGGGCCCGGCCGCTGCGCCCGCCGCTGCCGGGGATCGACGCGCCCGGGGTGCACGGGGTGCAGACCCTCGACGACGGCCAGGC contains these protein-coding regions:
- the hemQ gene encoding hydrogen peroxide-dependent heme synthase, with protein sequence MSAPEKIPNAGKKAKDLNEVIRYTLWSVFKLRDVLPEDRGGYADEVQELFDQLAAKDITIRGTYDLSGLRADADVMIWWHAETSDELQEAYNLFRRTKLGRALEPVWSNMALHRPAEFNKSHIPAFLADENPRDYVSVYPFVRSYDWYLLPDEDRRRMLADHGKMARGYPDVRANTVASFSLGDYEWLLAFEADELHRIVDLMRHLRASEARMHVREEVPFFTGRRKSVADLVAGLA
- the hemG gene encoding protoporphyrinogen oxidase, yielding MNADTTGQQAGPHVVVAGGGIAGLAAAHRLALAGHRVTLLEAGGRLGGKLLAGEIAGAPVDLGAESLLARRPEAVALARAVGLGDRLQAPATTTASVWSRGELVPMPKGHVMGVPGDPAAVEGLLSPEGVRRIGGDLELPPTEIGEDIAIGAYVAARMGHEVVDRLVEPLLGGVYAGDAHRISMKAAVPALFEAARVHPTLTAAVHAVQRAGAATPADVAGAATGLGGAVFLGIAGGIGTLPGAVAAAIRAAGGEILTGTPVNALVRTGATGWQVVTRGRTFDADAVVLATPAGTAAGLLGGHAPAAAAELDAIDYASMALITLAFRRSDVPALPGSGFLVPPVDGHTVKASTFSGRKWQWVSDSAPDLFVLRTSVGRHGEEEQLHREDSDLVDASLKDLAAATGLSAHPVASTVTRWIDGLPQYPVGHLARVARVRAAVAALPGLRLAGAAYDGVGIPACIASAHRAADEIIATSGTGHPGAGHSS
- a CDS encoding DUF4349 domain-containing protein, encoding MRAARTRTTAAVLLAASLVLTGCGAGAGDTASDGKGGMAAAEPADAGAADRSAAAGAAGKPASKTSAGQHVIRTASLSVEVKDAAKALVTARRVATDAGGHVENESTERVDDASLASQIVLRVPQERYDSVLTELAGTGKLLDRKADAKDVTDQVVDVESRIATQRASVARVRALMDRAEKLSDVVTLEGELSRRQADLEALLAQQSSLKDRTTMATITLRLSEKEKPPAEEREEGRPGFGDALSGGWNALVGAAAWIGIVLTALAPWLAVALVVLVLWRRLVRPRLAGRPRPKAPAPVLPDTPRNAAGAPTAPAAPAAPVTPATPATPAAPAAPAAPAASEPGPAAGSPKPPRPRETPEK